In Klebsiella aerogenes, the DNA window CCAGCAAAGCGCCGGAGGCGCTACGAGCGGCGTTGCAGGCGCTGGTTATGCCGTTGTTTTCTCAGGCGCAACGTGTGGCAATCGCCTCTACCGGTATTATCAGCTGCGGCGTGCTGCAGGCCATCAACCCGCATAATCTGGGCGGGCTGCTGCATTTCCCGTTGACGGAGACGCTGGAAAAAATAACCGGCCTGCCCGCGTTGGCGGTTAACGATGCGCAGGCTGCGGCGTGGGCGGAATACCATAACCTGGGGGATGATTGCCGCGACATGGTTTTCATCACCGTCTCCACTGGCGTGGGGGGCGGTGTAGTGAGCGATGGTCGGCTCCTCACCGGAAATGGCGGGCTTGCCGGTCATTTGGGCCATACGTTGGCCGATCCGAATGGCCCGATATGCGGTTGTGGCCGTCGTGGTTGTGCGGAAGCCATCGCCTCCGGGCGCGGGATGGCCGCGGCAGCGCGGGGGGAACTCAGCGGATGTGATGCGAAAGCGATCTTCATCCGCGCAGGGCAGGGTAATGAACAGGCGGTTGGGCTTATCCACCGTTCGGCTCAAACGTTGGCGAGATTAATCGCCGATGTGAAAGCGACAACAGATTGCCAGCGGGTGGTGGTCGGCGGCAGTATTGGCCTGGCGGAAGGCTACCTGGGGTTGGTGGAAACCTACCTTGCGCGGGAGCCGGTGGTATATCAGGTGATATTGCAACCGGCGCATTACCGACATGACGCTGGGTTACTGGGAGCCGCGTTACTCGCGCAGGGAGACAGCTTATGTTAGCAGGTGATATTCAGTCATTGGCTTCTGCCGGGTTACATCCCGTTTTGGCCGAGGCCTTGACGCTGGCGTTAGTTTCTCGCCCACAGGATAAATCTCCGGGGCGTTTCGAGCTGCGCGGCAGCGATATTTTTATGAATGTGATGATATTGACCACGCAGTCTGCGGAAAGTAAAAAATCGGAACAACATGCGCAGTATGCTGATATCCAGCTTTTGCTGAGCGGTGAAGAACGTATTCTGTGGGGAACGGTTGACTCTGCGCGACAGTGTGAAGAAAGGTATATTGCAGAGGATTATCAGCTTTGCCATGTGATTGAAAATGAGCAGACCATTACGCTACAACCAGGAAGTTTCGCGATATTTATGCCCGGAGAACCACACAAGCCTGGATGTATTGCGACATCGTCGCAGGAAATTAAAAAAGTGGTCGTTAAGGTGAACATCGCATTGTTGGAGGAGGCATAACCTATTAATAATAGGGGGGGCGCGATGGTCAGAGAGAATATATGCGATACCATAACCTATAGATATATAAAATAGAGCGCATGAAGGTTACCCCTGTTTGTTTAATGGTTTTCTATTGATAACTATTTGTTTTAATTTAAAAACAATATATTTTCCATCTATTTTAGCATGTTGTTTTTCAGGGTTATTAACAAGGTGGTAGTGAGATTATTCCTGGTTTTTATTATGTCATGATTTATTCATTTAAATCTCCAGGATTTACTCTAGTTTATAAGGGCGAATCACCTTTTCTTACAACATGCGATATAGGGATTGTTATGGCTATTGATATGTATCTGAAAGTGGATGGTGTAACCGGCGAATCTAACGACTCAAATCATAAAAACTGGATTGATGTGTTGTCATTTAACTGGGCGGCCGAACAGCCTGGGAATATGAGCGTTGGCGGCGGTGGTGGCGCAGGTAAAGTGAATTTCCAGGACCTTGCGGTACAAGCATTAATAGATAAAGCAACGCCCGCGATCCTCAAGTTTTGCGCCAGCGGCAAGCATGTCGATAAAGTCGAACTGTCAATTTGTAAAGCCGGCGGCTCGCAAATTGAGTATTCGCGTGTTGTTCTTGAAGATGTTCTTGTGACGAAAACCAGTTTTAGCGGTGTGGGCCATACCGATACTATTATGGTGAATTACCTGTTCCAGGCGTCGAAAGTCAATCTGCATTATTGGGAGCAGTCTTCTCAGGGGACGAAAGGGGCAGAAACTAAATCTGGCTGGGATATCAAACAGAATAAAGAAATTTAATCGACGTTGGAGATCCTGCGATGCCAGATATTACCTCCGAGATAGATGCGGTTCTCTCCGATCATTCCCGTTTTGACGCAGACCAGTTGGATATTATTATTTCATTCGTCAATGAACTGGATAAAGGAACCCTGAGCCAGTTTGAAACTGCCCAGGATCGCACGATTATGAATACTTATGAGCAGTTGCTTTCTGCCAGTAAAGAGCCGGCCAGAAGGCGACGCGACGAAGAGTACGAGCTGGAATCGTTGACGGGGGGCAGTCGTCGTAATGCCACCATGAGTAATCATGCCGAATTTTTTGATCGCTTCAAAACAGCGCCGGCGCATATGTATGGTTATGGCGGTAACGTTTACCGGGATCAGACAAAAAGCTATTACGACGTCGCGGGTAAAATACTGGCAGGTATTGGCGGGTTGGCTTCTTTCGGCGCGGGTACCGCCGCCATCGCCGCTTCACAGGCTGGCGCATCGCTTTCGGGCGTAGCGGCCCGTTATGCTTTATCCTCCGTCGGTGCGACAGGCTTAGCTGCCGGTGCGATGGCGTTGTTGCGTAATAACTTTTCAGATGTACAGGTTGCGACGAATAAAGACTTTCTTGAAACGGTAAAATCTATTGCCAAGCTCAGAAACAAACTGAATGACTTCTTTGTGAGCCTCAACAATAAGGTCTCTTCGGATAAGACAAAAGCAAAAACGGCGCTCACTAATGAAATGAGTTCACATCCGTTACGTTTTGTGGCCGGTTCAGGAAGCCAGGTGGTACGCGCAAACCTAACCCCGATAGAACATCTGGTCACCCAGGACTTTATCAACATAAACCACGATATCAGAGCCAAAATTCTGCCGCGGGGCGAAAATTCGACCTGGAGTGTGGCGGTTTCCAGCTCAGAAATGGGGTGGGATGAACGGGTATTGGATCAGTCTAACATGGGCATTCTGCAGCAGGTCGTTTATCAGCTTTAACGCGGCTGTGGTAGGTGTGATGGTGTAAATAGACCCATTTTAGCTCCATGCATTTTTTGAGATCCCGGCCAAATAATGGTGCTGCCGGTATTCCTCCGGTGTCATATTGTTCAGCGATTCATGCGGGCGTTCACAGTTATATTCTGACAACCATTTGTCCGTGATTTCCCGCACTTCATTCAGCGTTCTGAACAGATAAAAATCGAGTATTTCTGTACGGTATGTTCGGTTAAAGCGCTCAATAAAAGCGTTCTGCGTCGGCTTACCCGGCTGGATAAACTCCAGTTTTACTGCATGTTTCTCTGCCCATTCAGCCAGTGCCAGTGAGATAAATTCCGGACCATTATCCATGCGTAGCATGGCCGGATAGCCGCGATTTGAAGCGATCCTGTCGAGTACACGGACCACGCGCAGAGCTGGCAGATTCAGATCGATTTCAATCGACAACGCCTCACGGTTAAAGTCATCAACGACATTGAACGTGCGAAAACGACGGCCACAGACCAATGCATCATGCATAAAATCGACAGACCAGCCGCTTCCGGTATGGCCAGTGGTGAGGGCTTACGCACCGGCAACTGCTGTTTGCCCTTACGGCGAAAATTCAGCTTCAGCAGACAATAAATACGATGGATCCTTTTGTGATTCCACGGGTATCCCTGCCGCCGCAAAACCTGGAAAAGTTTTGGAAAACCGTATCGTGGGTATCGCTCTGCCACTGCCTGCAACGCGACAATAACGGGTTCGTCACGCGTGGTATCCGGACGGTAATGGTAAACCGTTCTGCTCAGGTTCAGACTCCGGCAGGCCTGACGGATACTGAGTCCGAACGTCGTTATCAGATGAGTGACCAGCTCACGCTTAAAGGCTGGTTTTAAAGCTTTTTTTCGATAACGTCTTTCAGCGCCCGGTTCTCAAGGCTCAGGTCGGCAAGCATCTGTTTGAGACGCCGGTTCTCGTCCTCAAGATCCTTGATCTTTTTAATATCAGAAGCTTCCATGCCGCCGTATCTGGACTTCCAGTTATAGTAGGTGGCTTCAGAAATACCGGCCTCCCGGCAGACATCTTTAACGGTTCGTCCGGATTCAACCGATTTAATTACGGCAATGATCTGATGCTCAGTAAAACGGGCTTTACGCATAGCGATCTCCTTTGTTGGCAGATTGATTATGCCGGAGGATCTCTAAATGTGAATGGCACGATTATGCGGGATACT includes these proteins:
- a CDS encoding type VI secretion system tube protein Hcp → MAIDMYLKVDGVTGESNDSNHKNWIDVLSFNWAAEQPGNMSVGGGGGAGKVNFQDLAVQALIDKATPAILKFCASGKHVDKVELSICKAGGSQIEYSRVVLEDVLVTKTSFSGVGHTDTIMVNYLFQASKVNLHYWEQSSQGTKGAETKSGWDIKQNKEI
- a CDS encoding N-acetylmannosamine kinase, with translation MTTLAIDLGGTKLAAALVDDRLNLLERRELPTPASKAPEALRAALQALVMPLFSQAQRVAIASTGIISCGVLQAINPHNLGGLLHFPLTETLEKITGLPALAVNDAQAAAWAEYHNLGDDCRDMVFITVSTGVGGGVVSDGRLLTGNGGLAGHLGHTLADPNGPICGCGRRGCAEAIASGRGMAAAARGELSGCDAKAIFIRAGQGNEQAVGLIHRSAQTLARLIADVKATTDCQRVVVGGSIGLAEGYLGLVETYLAREPVVYQVILQPAHYRHDAGLLGAALLAQGDSLC
- a CDS encoding transcriptional regulator, producing the protein MPDITSEIDAVLSDHSRFDADQLDIIISFVNELDKGTLSQFETAQDRTIMNTYEQLLSASKEPARRRRDEEYELESLTGGSRRNATMSNHAEFFDRFKTAPAHMYGYGGNVYRDQTKSYYDVAGKILAGIGGLASFGAGTAAIAASQAGASLSGVAARYALSSVGATGLAAGAMALLRNNFSDVQVATNKDFLETVKSIAKLRNKLNDFFVSLNNKVSSDKTKAKTALTNEMSSHPLRFVAGSGSQVVRANLTPIEHLVTQDFININHDIRAKILPRGENSTWSVAVSSSEMGWDERVLDQSNMGILQQVVYQL
- the nanQ gene encoding N-acetylneuraminate anomerase, with the protein product MLAGDIQSLASAGLHPVLAEALTLALVSRPQDKSPGRFELRGSDIFMNVMILTTQSAESKKSEQHAQYADIQLLLSGEERILWGTVDSARQCEERYIAEDYQLCHVIENEQTITLQPGSFAIFMPGEPHKPGCIATSSQEIKKVVVKVNIALLEEA